GGCGGCTACAAGTACGCCATGGCCGGCGAAGGGGTCTGCTTCCTCCATTGCCCCGCCGGCTACGGCACGAGGCCGTGGAACACGGGCTGGTTCGCCGCCTTCGACGCCCTGGCCGACGGACCGGAGGCGAGAACCGCCTACGGTCCCGGAGCCAACCGCTTTCTGGGCGCGACCTTCGATCCGGTCGGGATCTACCGGCAGAACGCCGTGCTGTCCTGGCTGGACTCCCTGGGCCTTACCATCGCCGATATCCACGACCACGTCTGCCACTTGCAGCGCGCCTTCATCGACGGCCTCGAGAACCTGGCGCTGCCAGACCTGCGGCCCGAAGACCTCGTCGTGCCGCTGGCCGAACCGAACCGCGGCAATTTCCTGACCTTTCGGACCGAGGGCGCGGGCGACCTGCACCGCCGGCTTATGGCGGCCAAGATCGTCACCGACTTCCGGGGCGACCGCCTGCGATTCGGCTTCGGGATCTACCAGACGCGCGACGACGTCGAGCGCCTGCTGGCGCGTCTCGCCAAGCTCACCTGATCGGGGACCGAATTCCGCCAGACCGGGCCGACCGGCTGCGGCCTTTCCTATCCCTCACCCGTTTCCCGTGCTAAGCTTCTGATTAGTAGACAGAAACTTGGATTCTCCTGGGGAGGGACGCGGCCGTGAAGAAGTTCTTGAATTCAGTCGACACCATCTTGAGCGAGAGCCTCGAGGGCTTCGTCTCCGCCCACGCGGAGATCCTCAAGCTGCATCGCGAGCCGACCTTCGTCACGCGGGCAGACGCGCCGGTCAAGGGCAAGGTCGCGCTGATCTCCGGCGGCGGAAGCGGCCACGAGCCCCTGCACGGCGGCCTGGTCGGACGCGGCATGCTCGACGCCGCCTGTCCGGGCGAGGTCTTCACCTCGCCGACGCCGGATCAGATGGTGGCGGCCGCCGAGGCCGTCGACGGCGGCGCGGGCGTGCTCTTCATCGTCAAGAATTACTCCGGCGACGTCATGAACTTCGAAATGGCCGCCGAGATGTATGAAGGCGACCAGGCCACCGTGCTGACCAATGACGACGTCGCCGTCGAGGACAGCACCTTCACCACAGGCCGGCGTGGTGTGGCGGGCACCCTGGTGGTCGAGAAGATCGTCGGCGCAGCCGCCGAGGGCGGCGCCGATCTGGCGGCCTGCGAGGCGCTGGGAACGCGGGTCAACGCAGCGACAGGGTCCATGGGCGTCGCGCTCACCAGCTGCACGGTTCCCGCGGCCGGCAAGCCGACCTTCGACATCGGCGAGACGGAGATGGAGATGGGCGTGGGGATCCACGGCGAGCCCGGCCGCCGCCGGGTCGCGCTCGGCTCTGCCGGCGAGATCGCCGGCGAGATGACCGGCGCGATCCTGGAGGACCTCAAACCGGACAGCGGCCGCAAGGCGCTGCTGCTGGTCAACGGCTTCGGCGCGACTCCGATGATGGAGCTCACGCTGATGTACAAGCTGGCGCGCGAAGCCTTCGAACAGAGCGGTGTCGAGGTCGCGCGCAGCCTAGTGGGCAACTACGTCACCTCGCTCGACATGGCCGGCTGTTCCGTGACCCTGACCCTGCTGGACGACGAAATAGCGGGCTACTGGGACGCCCCGGTCAACACCTCGGCGCTGCGCTGGGGCTGCTGAGCGCCCGTCAGTCCTTCGCCATGATCTCGGCCATGCGCCGCGCCATCTCGCGTATCAGGTCTTCGAGCGCCTTCTGCCGCGACGGGTCGTCCATGACCGGGACCTCGACCTCCAGCGTGGTCGTCACGCCGGGCGCGGCGGCATGGCCGAGCTGGCGCGACTGGTTCGGGTGGGCCGCCCGATAGGCGGCCAGGAAGGCTTCCCGTTCCGCCGGCGAGAGGTGGCAGACCTCCATGATCGGGCCGACGTGGCGCACCGGCAGCGGCGTCGGGTCGAGCGGCGAGGTGATCTGGGAAACGAAGCTCTTGTGGGTTCCCAGCACGCGCGCGATGCGCAGCCGCATGCCCGACGGTCGCTGGTCGATGAAGGACCGCAGGACCTTCTTGTAGGCCGCGATCAGCTCCTGCTTGTTGATCCGGACAGCCTGCTCAGCCATGGCTTTCGATCCGCCCGCTTCCGATCCGATGTGCGCGGACCGCGGCCTTCACCAAGCCGAGCGCCGCCGGCGGGACCGAGAGCGTTCGGATCCCGGCATCCAGCAAGGCCGGCACCTGCGCCGGCAGGCTCGCCATCTCTCCGCAGACGCTGACCTCCAAGCGCTTCGCCGCGCCGGCGGTGGAGACCCGGGCGATCAGCTCCAGCACGGCGGGATTGAGCGGGTCCTGCAGGTACTTAAGGCCGAGGCTGTCCCGACTGGCCGCCATGACGTACTGGACCAAGTCGTTGGTGCCGATCGAGAAGAAATCGCTCGCGAAAGACTCGACGGCAAGCGCGGCGGCGGGCGTTTCCACCATCATGCCGAAGGCCGGCATGGCCGCCTCCGTGCCCTCGGCCTTCAAGGCCGTCACCGCCTCCGTCATCAGCGCCCGCGCCTGGTCGAGCTCGTCGGGTGTGGCGACCATGGGGACCATGACCTTGAGCCTGCCGTGGCACGCCGCGCGCGCGAGGGCGCGCAGCTGGACCCGGAAGACCTCGGGATGCGCCAGCGACAGCCGGACGCCCCTGACGCCGAGGAAGGGGTTGGCCTCGCTCTCGGGCGTGAGCCCGGGAATCGGCTTGTCGGCGCCGGCGTCCAGGGTGCGCACCGTCACCGGCCGCTCGCCGGCCCAGTAGAGCAGGCCCCGGTAGATCCGGTACTGCCGCTCCTCGTCGGGCAGGCCCTCGCCGAACAGGAACTCGGTCCGGGTGAGACCGATGCCGTCGCAGTGGTCGGGGTCGACGTCCTGAAGCATGGTCGGATCGTCGACGTTGAGCAGAACCGCGATCCCGGTCCCGTCAGCGGTGACCGCCGGCTCGGACAGAAGTTCGTCCTGGGCCCGCCGGACGGCCTCCCGGTCGGCGATCTGCCGGCTGTAGGCCGCGCCCCGATCGGCCGTGGGCCGCAGGATCAGGCAGCCCTGCTCCGCATCGATCACCGCCTCGGCCCCGGGCTCTATGTCCTGGGGATCGCTGGCGAGGTTGATCAGGAAGGGAACGCCCCGGGCGCGCGCCAGCATCGCCACGTGGCTGTTTGCGCTACCGCCGGCGAGCGCGACCCCCTTCGCCTTCGTCCAATCCATGTCGAGGAAACGGCTGGGCGTCAGCTCGCCGGCCACCACGATGGCGCGCTCGGGCAGGACCTCTTCCTCCCGGTTCTCGCCGCCGAGGGCGACCA
The Kiloniellales bacterium genome window above contains:
- the dhaK gene encoding dihydroxyacetone kinase subunit DhaK; translation: MKKFLNSVDTILSESLEGFVSAHAEILKLHREPTFVTRADAPVKGKVALISGGGSGHEPLHGGLVGRGMLDAACPGEVFTSPTPDQMVAAAEAVDGGAGVLFIVKNYSGDVMNFEMAAEMYEGDQATVLTNDDVAVEDSTFTTGRRGVAGTLVVEKIVGAAAEGGADLAACEALGTRVNAATGSMGVALTSCTVPAAGKPTFDIGETEMEMGVGIHGEPGRRRVALGSAGEIAGEMTGAILEDLKPDSGRKALLLVNGFGATPMMELTLMYKLAREAFEQSGVEVARSLVGNYVTSLDMAGCSVTLTLLDDEIAGYWDAPVNTSALRWGC
- the ptsP gene encoding phosphoenolpyruvate--protein phosphotransferase; its protein translation is MSSPPERVIGAEVAAPGLAMGVIHRARPPRWQTLAAERRPVEEERKALDLALRRAAKELEELAAEGDETAAEILAFQIAMLADPELVAPAQEAMAGGEPAAGAFGDALNIQIQDYQASGDDYFQARAEDLIDLRDRVLVALGGENREEEVLPERAIVVAGELTPSRFLDMDWTKAKGVALAGGSANSHVAMLARARGVPFLINLASDPQDIEPGAEAVIDAEQGCLILRPTADRGAAYSRQIADREAVRRAQDELLSEPAVTADGTGIAVLLNVDDPTMLQDVDPDHCDGIGLTRTEFLFGEGLPDEERQYRIYRGLLYWAGERPVTVRTLDAGADKPIPGLTPESEANPFLGVRGVRLSLAHPEVFRVQLRALARAACHGRLKVMVPMVATPDELDQARALMTEAVTALKAEGTEAAMPAFGMMVETPAAALAVESFASDFFSIGTNDLVQYVMAASRDSLGLKYLQDPLNPAVLELIARVSTAGAAKRLEVSVCGEMASLPAQVPALLDAGIRTLSVPPAALGLVKAAVRAHRIGSGRIESHG